TAGGGACCGGCGGTAGTCGTGATTATTCTTCCGAGAGCTGGGTGGATGTCCCCGCAGCAGCCACGACGCCGACGAGCATCCGCCTCCTCCCGGGACGCCCCAATCCAAGCTCGGTCTCCTTCCGAATCGGCCATTACGCCCCACGGCCCGGCACGTACCGGATCACCGTCCTGGACGTTCAGGGCCGCGTCGTCCGTGTTCTCGAGGAGCGCGAGATGCAAACGGGATGGCACGACGGAACGTGGGATGGACGGGACGGATCCGGAGCCGAGGTTGGGTCAGGGGTCTACGTGCTCCGAATCGAAGGAGCCGGCGAGACCGCGGTTCAGAAGCTCGTGCTGATGCGCTAGACCACCCGAATGGACTACCCTCGCGCGTGCGAGGTCACATCATCCGGGCGGCCGGCCCGGACGGTCCACTTCGGAGGAAGCGGTCATGAGCACGATCCATCTGGTTCTGACGGGCAGTGAGACGAACTTCAAGGTCTGCGCCGCGTTTCCGATCGCCGCGCTCGCCCAGACGTACGCCGAGGGGTTCCATCACCACGGGCAACGGGTCTGGGTTCAGGTGATCGATCGCGGCGTGGACCAGGATCTCCGGGTCGGGGACAAGCCCTTCATCGTCCGGTTCCACCGGAACGGCGAGTGTCAGGGAGTCTTCGAGGAGCCGCCGATCCACGACTTCGTGTGGGACGCTCCACCGCACCGGATTTCCGAGGACGGAGAGACCGTGGACGTCTTCCGCTGGGCTCCCGACGCGAAGTCGGCCGAGCACGAAGCGGAAGCCAGGCTGGAGTATGCCCCTCTGTCCTCCTGGATTCAGAGATCTCCGCCCGCCCACCGGTGAACCCGCGGCGTGGACATCAGTCCCCTCCCAGAATCGCGCCCGCCGGGTTCAACACGGCAATGAAGACCTTCTCGAAGGTTGTCGTACCGTTCCGGCGCAGCCGTGTGGTCGTGCGATGGATCAGCTCCCCAAGAACCGATCCGACGACGGGCGTGATGACGAGATCCTGAATGCTCGGCCGCTCGGCCACGGCTTCGAAGATGTACTCCCACTGCGTCGAGAGCACGAGGTTGGTCAGGAAGGACTCCGGCACGGTGGCACCCTGGCTGCGGACGGAGTTGTAGTAGACGCTCCCACCGTACGGATGACCGACATAGTTGTGGAACCACCCGTCGTCGTCCATGACGGGTGGCTTCGTCCACGCTTCACCCAGATTGTCGGCGCCGTCCTGGACGAACGTGGCGGACCATCCCGTCCAGCTTTTCGGGAGGGCGGCGGTGATCCCGAGGAGCGCGAGCTCACCGCAGGTGATCGGTAGCCACGCCCGGCGAAACTTCGGGCCGAAACCCTCCGCGGCCGGCGGCGGGCGCTCCAGCGATCCGGGGCTCCCGGCTTCCACGGGGAGGGGTTCCACGTCGAGGGCCGACGACGCTCGAAGCACCGTCGATGCTCCGGGAACCGTATCGCTCGACGCCGCCAGCATCCGAAGCGGATCGACGGGTGGCGGACAGAGCGTGCAGGCGGCCGATGGGGCTGGCAGCACCAGGAGTGCCAGGAGTGCCTGCGCCAGCGCCGCGGCGAAGAACCCTCGAATCATCCCCGGTGATGCCCTCCGATGCTGGTGATACCTCGACGCGGCCCTCAGGTCCTGCTCCGGGCCGTTGACCGAGGCGGGCTATCAGGGGGTGACGGCACAATTGTACCCGAAACTCGAGCCCGCAACCTACCGCCAGTGCGTCACGCCGCGGGAAGCGAGACAAGACCACAAGCCGAAATGACTGCGAGTGACGCGACAAGCGAGTCACGCGAGACACGGACAACCGAGACGAGAGCGTCCCGACGGCCCGTCCGGTACACTGTCCGACGTGAACGCTTTCCTGCCTTATCGCCGTCATGC
This region of Candidatus Eisenbacteria bacterium genomic DNA includes:
- a CDS encoding DUF3943 domain-containing protein; amino-acid sequence: MIRGFFAAALAQALLALLVLPAPSAACTLCPPPVDPLRMLAASSDTVPGASTVLRASSALDVEPLPVEAGSPGSLERPPPAAEGFGPKFRRAWLPITCGELALLGITAALPKSWTGWSATFVQDGADNLGEAWTKPPVMDDDGWFHNYVGHPYGGSVYYNSVRSQGATVPESFLTNLVLSTQWEYIFEAVAERPSIQDLVITPVVGSVLGELIHRTTTRLRRNGTTTFEKVFIAVLNPAGAILGGD